A DNA window from Maribellus comscasis contains the following coding sequences:
- a CDS encoding Crp/Fnr family transcriptional regulator, translated as MKKALNEYIKQYVHLSKNETEAIEKILTHKKIHKKELVAETGKACTKVLFIEKGYFRFFHLDTNGNEITSDFYFAPSFITSYTSFITGEPSFVNVQAMVDMEVLEFQRSELYELYSLYPAIERLGRLIAEEVAITSERHLFLLLNQTAEIRYKTLLKKNPEYVNTIPLQYIASYLGITKETLSRMRKSIR; from the coding sequence ATGAAAAAAGCCTTAAATGAGTACATAAAACAATATGTCCATCTATCGAAAAATGAAACAGAGGCAATAGAGAAAATTCTGACTCACAAAAAAATACATAAAAAAGAACTCGTTGCAGAAACTGGCAAGGCTTGCACAAAAGTGCTATTTATAGAAAAAGGCTATTTCCGATTTTTTCATCTCGACACAAATGGAAATGAAATAACCAGCGATTTTTATTTTGCTCCAAGCTTTATAACATCTTACACCAGCTTTATTACGGGAGAACCATCTTTTGTTAATGTTCAGGCCATGGTGGATATGGAAGTACTGGAGTTTCAGAGAAGTGAGTTATATGAGTTGTACTCCCTCTATCCTGCTATTGAAAGGCTCGGGCGTTTAATTGCGGAAGAAGTTGCAATAACTTCGGAAAGGCACCTTTTTTTATTATTAAACCAAACTGCCGAAATACGCTACAAAACACTTCTGAAAAAAAATCCTGAATATGTAAATACCATTCCTTTGCAATATATCGCTTCTTATCTCGGTATCACCAAGGAAACACTAAGCCGAATGCGAAAATCCATCCGATAA
- a CDS encoding ABC transporter ATP-binding protein yields MSGQGFNIELDNLSVGYEQSGAKPLEILSGIDFSACPGEMVALIGSNGIGKSTLLRSLVGFQDYFSGNIKLNGDELKTIDSRDVAQIISFVSTENIRVANMTVFDLVAFGRFPYTNWIGRLTAEDKQKVGDAIKKVGLSGFESRQTIQLSDGERQRAMIARALAQDTPVIILDEPTAFLDVSNKYEIFHLLQILAKEKGKTIILSTHDLNIALREVDKLWIVTETGNYQGAPEDAVLNGWLNQLFKNENVGFDLQEGEYFFKKDFKAKVKVEGEGLSLTWTLRAFNRLGYQIVMKANPDFVVSVKENSWTYQKENTNETFGSIYELLMFLEK; encoded by the coding sequence ATGAGCGGGCAGGGTTTCAATATTGAGTTGGATAATTTATCGGTTGGTTACGAGCAGTCGGGAGCAAAACCTTTGGAAATTCTTTCCGGAATTGATTTTTCTGCTTGTCCGGGCGAAATGGTGGCGCTGATTGGAAGTAACGGAATTGGTAAAAGTACCTTGCTGCGTTCGCTTGTTGGTTTTCAGGATTATTTTTCAGGAAACATAAAATTAAACGGTGATGAATTAAAAACGATTGATTCACGCGACGTTGCTCAAATTATCAGTTTTGTTTCTACTGAAAATATCCGCGTGGCAAACATGACGGTTTTTGATCTGGTTGCTTTTGGACGTTTCCCTTACACAAACTGGATTGGTCGTTTAACTGCCGAAGACAAACAAAAAGTAGGAGATGCAATAAAAAAGGTTGGGCTGTCTGGATTTGAAAGCCGGCAAACTATTCAGTTAAGCGATGGTGAACGTCAGCGGGCGATGATTGCCCGGGCTTTGGCGCAGGATACTCCGGTAATTATTTTGGATGAACCCACCGCATTTCTTGATGTAAGCAACAAATACGAAATATTTCATCTTTTGCAGATTTTGGCAAAAGAAAAAGGAAAAACAATCATTCTTTCAACACACGATTTAAATATCGCGCTGCGTGAAGTGGATAAATTGTGGATTGTTACCGAAACCGGAAATTATCAGGGAGCACCGGAAGATGCTGTTTTAAATGGTTGGTTGAATCAGCTGTTTAAAAACGAAAATGTTGGTTTTGATTTGCAGGAAGGAGAATATTTTTTCAAAAAAGATTTTAAAGCCAAAGTTAAAGTAGAAGGAGAGGGGCTTTCGCTAACCTGGACACTGCGGGCGTTTAACCGTTTGGGTTATCAAATAGTAATGAAAGCCAATCCTGATTTTGTTGTTTCTGTAAAAGAAAATTCCTGGACTTACCAAAAAGAAAATACAAACGAAACATTTGGTTCCATTTATGAACTTTTGATGTTTCTGGAAAAATAA
- a CDS encoding ABC transporter substrate-binding protein — translation MQRFSIFILFILFLSSCVNDKTAQHNEVSSNEFAGGFSIGENSGIVKLSVFNPWEKAQNVKVEYFLVPKEISVPDSLQNKNIIRTPIQRIICMSTSHLGFIEVLSENNSVVGISGANYVSNPQILQYVESGKVVDVGYGQNLNYEMILNQHPDVVMLYGVGSEVTTHVKKLEELGIPVIMNAEYLEETPLGKVEWIKFVGALYQKENEAQQFFTQIKEDYLSLKEKVKDKQNKPKVLVGSPYKDSWWIPGGDSYLANMIKDAGGDYIGKDNDSHESYVISFENALTYGNEVDVWINMGLLSSRKDIIATDQRFKNFGVLKSGRLFNNNNKMSENGGNDFWESGTVYPNLILRDLISVFYPGTINEDLVYYKEVE, via the coding sequence ACGGCGCAGCACAATGAAGTGAGCTCCAATGAATTTGCAGGTGGTTTTAGTATCGGAGAAAATAGCGGAATTGTAAAACTCAGCGTCTTTAATCCCTGGGAGAAAGCACAAAATGTAAAAGTAGAGTATTTTCTGGTGCCTAAGGAAATATCTGTTCCCGATTCGCTGCAAAATAAAAATATTATCCGCACCCCGATTCAGCGAATTATATGTATGTCAACATCGCACCTCGGTTTTATTGAGGTTTTGAGTGAGAATAACTCGGTTGTTGGTATTTCGGGAGCAAATTATGTTTCAAACCCGCAGATTTTGCAATATGTGGAATCAGGGAAAGTGGTTGATGTTGGTTATGGACAGAACCTGAATTACGAAATGATTTTAAATCAACATCCCGATGTGGTGATGCTTTACGGAGTTGGGAGCGAGGTCACAACACATGTGAAAAAACTGGAAGAATTAGGAATTCCGGTGATAATGAATGCGGAATACTTGGAGGAAACACCGCTCGGAAAAGTGGAATGGATAAAATTTGTAGGTGCTTTGTATCAAAAAGAAAATGAAGCTCAACAATTTTTTACCCAAATAAAAGAAGATTATCTTTCTTTAAAAGAAAAGGTGAAAGACAAACAAAACAAACCCAAAGTTTTGGTTGGATCGCCTTACAAAGATTCGTGGTGGATTCCGGGTGGAGATTCCTATTTGGCGAACATGATAAAAGATGCCGGCGGTGATTACATTGGAAAGGATAACGATTCGCATGAAAGTTATGTGATTTCTTTTGAAAACGCGCTGACTTACGGAAATGAAGTGGATGTATGGATAAATATGGGACTTTTGTCATCCAGAAAAGATATTATTGCAACTGATCAGCGTTTTAAAAATTTTGGCGTTTTAAAGAGTGGTCGTTTGTTTAATAACAACAATAAAATGAGTGAAAATGGCGGTAACGATTTTTGGGAAAGCGGCACAGTTTATCCAAATTTAATTCTGCGCGATTTGATTTCTGTTTTTTATCCGGGAACAATTAATGAGGATTTGGTGTATTACAAAGAAGTAGAATGA
- a CDS encoding iron ABC transporter permease: protein MNPPQEHKMSSVRAVFFILGVLFLLLLLADLLLGSVIVPLKQIFLSIFSSEGSNATFRTIILEFRLPKAITAILTGAALSVSGLQMQTVFRNPLAGPFVLGISAGASLGVALFVLGFSSVFAFGVVTLTGAWPLAIVAWIGSFLVMLLVLYVSTRVNDIMTILILGILFTSAVSAIVSILQYFSNESMLKAFIIWTMGSLGSVTNAQLSVMAPAIILGIILAFFKIKDLNAFLLGENYARSLGVKIISSRIIIFLSTSLLAGTITAFCGPIGFIGIAVPHICRVIFKTSNHLVLVPAVILTGSIVMLFSDIVSQLPGMQTTLPINSVTAIIGIPIIMWMIIKNKKFASVS from the coding sequence ATGAATCCGCCACAGGAACATAAAATGTCGTCAGTCCGCGCAGTGTTTTTTATACTGGGCGTACTTTTTTTATTGCTGCTGCTTGCCGATCTTTTGCTTGGTTCGGTAATTGTTCCGTTAAAACAAATTTTCTTGTCCATTTTTTCATCGGAAGGAAGTAATGCCACATTCAGAACAATAATTCTTGAATTCCGCTTGCCCAAAGCAATAACTGCAATTTTAACCGGAGCCGCGCTTTCGGTTAGCGGGCTGCAAATGCAAACCGTTTTTCGAAATCCGCTGGCAGGGCCCTTTGTTTTGGGTATTAGTGCCGGAGCTAGTTTGGGAGTCGCGCTTTTTGTTCTTGGCTTTTCTTCGGTGTTTGCATTTGGTGTGGTAACATTAACCGGAGCCTGGCCGCTTGCCATTGTTGCATGGATTGGTTCTTTCCTGGTGATGCTGCTTGTGTTGTACGTTTCTACACGCGTAAACGATATAATGACTATTTTGATCCTGGGGATTTTATTTACCAGTGCCGTCTCAGCAATTGTAAGTATTCTTCAATATTTCAGTAACGAATCGATGTTAAAAGCGTTTATCATCTGGACAATGGGAAGTTTGGGGAGTGTTACCAATGCACAACTTTCGGTGATGGCACCTGCAATTATTCTCGGAATTATACTCGCTTTTTTTAAGATAAAAGATTTAAATGCGTTTCTTTTGGGTGAAAATTATGCACGTTCGCTGGGGGTAAAAATTATTTCAAGTCGAATAATTATTTTCTTGAGTACAAGTTTACTCGCCGGAACAATTACTGCATTTTGTGGCCCGATTGGTTTTATCGGAATCGCCGTTCCTCATATTTGCCGCGTAATTTTTAAAACATCAAATCATTTGGTTTTGGTGCCTGCGGTTATTTTAACCGGAAGTATTGTGATGCTTTTTAGCGATATCGTTTCGCAACTTCCTGGAATGCAAACAACGCTGCCCATCAACTCGGTAACTGCCATTATTGGAATTCCGATAATTATGTGGATGATAATCAAAAACAAAAAATTTGCTTCTGTTTCATGA